The Fibrobacterota bacterium genome includes the window TGAAGACGGCCGATGCCGGCTACCTGACCCGCCGCTTGGTGGACGTGGCCCAGGACGTGGTCGTGAACGAAGAGGATTGCGGCACCGTACTCGGCCTCGATATGACCGATACGATGGAAGGCGAAGACGTGGTCGTCCCGCTGTCCGACAAGATCCTCGGCCGCGTGGCATGCGACGATGTTTATCATCCCGTCAGCGACGACGTGATCAGCCATGCCGGCGAGCTCTTCGACGAAGTCATGGCCGAGAAGATCAAGCTGGCCGGCATCGAAAGCGTCAAGGTGCGCTCGGTGCTGACTTGCGAAGCCATCAAGGGCGTCTGCGGCAAGTGCTACGGCCGAAACCTGGCCAACGGCCGCATGATCGACATCGGCGAAGCCGTAGGCGTCATGGCCGCCCAGTCCATCGGCGAGCCGGGCACCCAGCTGACCTTGCGCACCTTCCACATCGGCGGCGCGGCTTCGCGCATGACCGCGGAATCGGTGAAGAAGGCCAAGTGGGATTCCAAGATCGCGCTCCGCGACGTGGAAACCGTCACAAACCGCAAAGGGGAAGAAGTGGTGGTCTCCCGCTCGGGCGAAATGTCCCTGCTGGACGATCACGGCATCACCAAGGTACGCTACGTGGTGCCCTACGGCGCCCTCCTGAAAGTGAAGGACGGCGATAAGATCAAGGCCGGGACCTTGCTGTTCGAATGGGATCCGTACAACATCCTGATCATCACCAAGTCGGCCGGCAAGGTCGAGTTCGACGGACTCAAAGAAGGCGTTACCTTCATCACCGAGTACGATGACACCACCGGCATGGAACGCCTGCGCGTCATCCGCGACAAGCGCGCCAAGCTGCATCCGCACGTGGTCATCATGAGCGAGGACGGCAAGACCAAGCTCGGCCGCTACGCGGTTCCCGAGAACGCCTACTTGCAGTTCAAGGACGGCGCCGCGGCCCATGCGGGCGAGGCCATCGTGAAGATCGCGCGCGCCGCGGGCAAGACCCGCGACATCACCGGCGGTCTTCCCCGCGTGGCCGAGCTCTTCGAGGCGCGCCGCCCGAAGGCTCCCGCCGTGGTCACCGCCATCGACGGCATCGTCGAGTTCGGGGACGTGGAACGCGGTCAGCAGCGCATCATGATCGAGGACGGCGAGGTGAAGGAATCCTACCTGATCCCGCGCGGCAAGCACGTGACGGTGCATCCGGGCGACCGCGTGCGCTCGGGCGACAAGCTGTGCGACGGCCCCATCGATCCGCATGACATCCTGCAGATCGCCGGCGACGCCGCCGTGCAGCGTTACCTTGTGGAAGAAATCCAGGCCGTGTACCGCCTCCAGGGCGTGACCATCTCGGACAAGCATATCGAGTGCATCGTCCGCCAGATGTTGCGCAAGGTGGCGGTGGAACAGCCCAACGACACCGAGCTCTTGGAAGGGGAGGAAATCTCCAAGGCCAGGATTCGCGCGGAGAACGCTCGCGTGCAGGCCCAGGGCTTGCGCCCGGCCAGCTTCCGCCCGATGTTGCTTGGCATCACCAAGGCCTCCTTGGCGACGGACAGCTTCATTTCGGCCGCGTCCTTCCAGGAAACCACCAAGGTCTTGACCAACGCCGCCATCGCCGGCAAGATCGATACCTTGGAAGGCCTGAAGGAAAACGTCATCATGGGCCGCCTGATCCCTTCGGGAACCGGCAATCCCATGGTGAACGCCCTGCGCATCCGCGACTTGGACGCCGAGTCCGAGGAAGCCCATGCGCTGGCCGAAGTGGGCCAAGCCTCGGCGGGTTCGGGCGACGGCCCGATGCAGCCCGCGGAAGGGGAGCCCAGCGCGGCATGATTTGGGCCGGGAGCGGACGGAAATCCGCTCCCGGTTTCTCAAATTCCCCTGGGAAACGGCCTAACGCCTTGACGGTTCACGAGATATTCAGCTAACTTTCACCACCTCACGAGAAAAAAACGGAGAAGTCCCAACAGTGCCGACTATCAGCCAATTGATCCGCAAGGGGCGCATTAAGCAAAGCGCCAAGAGCAAGGCCCCGGCCTTGATGGGCAGCCCGCAAAAGCGCGGCGTCTGCACCCGCGTGTACACCACCACGCCGAAGAAGCCCAACTCCGCCTTGCGGAAGATCGCCCGCGTGCGGCTTTCCAATAAGATGGAAGTCACCTGCTACATCCCGGGTGAAGGCCATAACCTGCAAGAGCACTCCATCGTCCTTATCCGCGGCGGCCGCGTGAAGGACGTGCCCGGAGTGCGCTACCATATCATCCGCGGAACGCTGGATACCTCCGGCGTCGAAGGCCGCAAGCAGAGCCGTTCTCTGTACGGCGTGAAGAAGCCCAAGGCCGGCGCCGCCGCCGCACCCGCCAAGGGCGGCAAGAAATAATTACGGCTCAAGGAATATAGAGGAACACGATGTCTAGAAGAAAAAGAGCCGATAAGCGTAAGATTTACGGTGACCCCAAGTTCAATAGCACCTTGATCACCCAGTTCATGAACGTCGTCGTCAGCAAGGGCAAACGCTCCATCGCCGAAGACTTGGTCTACTCCGCCCTCGTCGAATTCAAGAAGAAGATCGGCGGCGAGGACGATGAGCTGACCCTGTTCAAGAACGCGCTCAACAACATCAAGCCGTCCTTGGAAGTGAAGTCCCGCCGCGTGGGCGGAGCCAACTACCAGGTCCCTGTGGAAGTGAATCCCACCCGCCGCACCGCCCTCGCGCTGCGCTGGCTGAAGGAATCGGCCCAAGGCCGTAATGAGAAGGACATGGCCCGCCGGCTGTCCGCCGAATTGGTCCAGGCCCTCAACAACGAAGGCAATGCGGTCAAGAAAAAGCAGGACATCCACCGCATGGCGGAATCGAATAAGGCCTTCGCGCACTTTAGGTGGTAAGACCAACCGCGGGCGCCATACGCCTGCCGTGGTGAACGGACTTCCGCGTATCGGCGGAAGCGTCGAAATCGGATAAAGAAAACCCCGGGGTTCAACCTGGGGTTTTTCTTTTCCGGCCTGCCCGGCCATCCGGCGTTATCCACCCTTCACCGGCACGCGCGATCCAAATTCGAACGAAGCGATCGTTCCTCGCCGCGGATGAAAAGTATCCGACGGATCGCGATCGGGAATCGGAGCGAAGAACCACATTTACTGGTTATATTTTCCGCGAACTGGCCATCCGCATCCAATACGCGGAGATGTCCGTGCAGATGGGGAAGATGGCGAGGCCGTACGCTAGTTGGATTCGGCCATGGTGCAAGGTTCCGGACCCGAGCGGTAAGCGGAACGTGAACAAGCCTAGTAAACCCCGGCTGCATTGCAAGAACGTCAACAACTGAAACGTGGTGACGGCGACAACGGAAGGATCGGAAACCCCGGGATGTTCCTCGGGGTTTTGCTTTTTTGGCAACACTGAAATCGTTACATCCCGAACAAGTCATACATCTTAACCTCGGGCCCGGGAAAACTCCTTCGGCCTTTTCAATGTGTGCCAATCTTCTGAACCTCCAACGAAAGGGAAAGTTGCGCATGAGAAACCCAGCCAACGCGCTGCTATGGGGCTCGCTGCTGATGCTATCGGCAGGAGCCCAAGCGGCCAAGACCAAGATCATCGACAATGGGGCGGATGCCGGAAAGAAGGTCATCGCCATCATCGGCGACGGATACAATTCGGCTCAGCAAACGCGCTACAACACCGACGTAACGAACTTCATCTCCAACGGGGTTTTCGGCCACGATTTCTACCAAGAGAACTCCAGCGCCTTCAACGTTTACCGGGTGAACCTCACCTCCGTGGACAGCACGGTGAGCACGCGGGTCTACGATGAGAAAGGCACGTCCACCGATCCGACGGATGACGTGATCCTCTCGACCACGATGCGCAATACGGCCCTCAAGTACATCTTCTCGGGCTCCTGGGCCCATTGCTGGGTCGAGCCATCGGCCCAAAGCGAGACCCTGATCCAGAATGCCCTCGCAGCCAACGTGCCAAACGCCGACTACGTCG containing:
- a CDS encoding 30S ribosomal protein S12, producing MPTISQLIRKGRIKQSAKSKAPALMGSPQKRGVCTRVYTTTPKKPNSALRKIARVRLSNKMEVTCYIPGEGHNLQEHSIVLIRGGRVKDVPGVRYHIIRGTLDTSGVEGRKQSRSLYGVKKPKAGAAAAPAKGGKK
- the rpsG gene encoding 30S ribosomal protein S7 — its product is MSRRKRADKRKIYGDPKFNSTLITQFMNVVVSKGKRSIAEDLVYSALVEFKKKIGGEDDELTLFKNALNNIKPSLEVKSRRVGGANYQVPVEVNPTRRTALALRWLKESAQGRNEKDMARRLSAELVQALNNEGNAVKKKQDIHRMAESNKAFAHFRW